In the Ignavibacteriales bacterium genome, TAAAAGCATTTAAGTCGTCGTATTCGCTCATTCCGCTTTCGTAAATACCGGAAACGATAAATTGTTCAATTCCCGGCGGATTATCTGCCGTTGGGATTTGATCTTTTCGCAAACAGAAAATTGTAACGATGTCACCAACTTTAACAAAAAGTTTTTCAGCGAGAGTTTTACCAAGTATTATTTTTTGTAATTCATTTTCGGATTGTGATAGATCAAAATTACCGCTTTGTAAAAAATTATTTAATTCGGAATTATCACTTTGCACACCAAGGAGTGTAATCCCTTCCGTAATCTTTTTTGATTTTATGATTGCAAGTTTTGAAGCGAAAGGTTCGATCTTGGTAACATCTTTATTAAACTCTTTTTCGATCAGCGGTGCAGTTTCAGAAAATGGAGGAAGGTTTCTATTCCCGAAAGAAACAATTTTAATATGTGAATTGAATCCGATAATTTTTTCTGTAACAACCTTATCAAAACCATCTAAAATAGTTAACGCAATAATTACAACTGCAACTCCAAGTGCAATACCAATTATTGTTATGTAGGAAATAACCGAAAGAAAGCGTGAATCTTTCTTTGATCGCAGATATTTATTGGTAAAAAAGAAAGGTAACGACATTCTTCACTTTGTTTTTTGTAAAGATATAAATAATATGAGAGAAGGGAAATGAATCGTCGTAAATTGACATTTCTAAACTAATACTATATTTTTGAAGCCCTAAAATGAAAAATTGATCCGGTAATTATTTAGCAAGGTTAGAGCTTCCCGATGTTAGAAGTGTTGTATTAGAAGCAAATTTTACGTTTTTTGAATATTTGATATGCAGAATGAAATCGGGGCGTAGCTCAGCCCGGCTAGAGCGCTTGGTTTGGGACCAAGAAGTCGCAGGTTCGAATCCTGTCGCCCCGACAACAATAGAGTGAATGTGTGTTAATAGAATTATTAGCACGTTCTTTTTTTATTAATGTGCCCATAGCTCAATTGGATAGAGCAACAGCCTTCTAAGCTGTAGGTTAGTGGTTCGAGTCCACTTGGGCATACACAGTTTTGTTATTTGGAATTTTGAAATTTATGGTGAGCATAGCTCAGTTGGTTAGAGCATCTGGTTGTGGCCCAGAAGGTCGTGGGTTCGATCCCCATTGCTCACCCCAAAAAATTTGTTGACTAAACTTTGGCCCTATCATCTAATGGTTAGGATAGCGCCCTTTCACGGCGTCAATACGAGTTCGAATCTCGTTGGGGTCACAAATTTATTTTTCATTTCTATCACTCCATTTTTTATCATTTATAATTCAAAATAATCTTGGAATGACTTTTATCATTTTGTAATTTCATTCTAACAATTAGTATGAGTTATGCAACAAGAATATATTTTCCGCAACAGAATATCTGATCAGGACGAATATAATACAGATCCAAAACTTCACAGAAAAAAAATCTTTCCTTCACTTTACTTTTTCCCAAATATGCTTCGTATTCTTTTATACTCGAACCGGCATGCCAAGC is a window encoding:
- a CDS encoding ABC transporter permease, with the protein product MSLPFFFTNKYLRSKKDSRFLSVISYITIIGIALGVAVVIIALTILDGFDKVVTEKIIGFNSHIKIVSFGNRNLPPFSETAPLIEKEFNKDVTKIEPFASKLAIIKSKKITEGITLLGVQSDNSELNNFLQSGNFDLSQSENELQKIILGKTLAEKLFVKVGDIVTIFCLRKDQIPTADNPPGIEQFIVSGIYESGMSEYDDLNAFINLKVAQDIFGMGNQISGYNIKLKNLANVNVVADRLQDLLGYPYYVRTVFQLHQNIFTWIELQKKPIPIILGLIIFVAVFNIVGTLLMIVLERTNAIGILRSLGANRKLIIKTFLYHSAFLTAIGVVVGIVLAFILSILQQEFDIISLPGKVYFITKVPISIELNNYLLVTAVTVVISLAASFLPAFIASRIKPISAIRFE